In the Catenulispora sp. MAP5-51 genome, CGACTGGGACACGGCCATGCCCTACTACCGCGAGGCACTGCCGCTCGCGGATCAGCATGCTGACGCCTACGTGCGCTCGGAGTGCTACCGGCACCTGGGCTTCTACCACTTCGCCGAGAAGCACGACGCCGACACCGCCCTGGAGAACCTGCACATCTCGCTGCGCCTCCGCGAGGAGTGGGGCGACCCGCGCTCGGTCGCCGGCGGCACCCTGGCCATCGGCCAGATCGAGATGCTCGCCGGACGCTACGAAGACGCCATCGGCCACCTGCGCACAGCCGTGGAGCAAATGGAACGCGCCGGCGTCGGCGGACGCAACGCCGGACAGGCCGCCGAGTGGCTGCGGCGCGCCGAGGCGGGCGAGCCGGTGCCGGACTGAGGACAAGGCTGGGGCTGGGGCCGAAGCTGAGAAACCTGCCCGCGCGCACCGCCTGCCGGACCTGGCAGATCGGGTGAACCAGCGCGCGCAAAACCGCCGGGACCGCATGCCGCTCGGCACCGGCAAAACCGCCCCGGGTC is a window encoding:
- a CDS encoding tetratricopeptide repeat protein produces the protein MGTSGTAEKLLAAGTESLMAASFALGDFDEAQETLERARQQAVTDDDRRAEAAALDKLAMVLHYRALENNRDTSNAEAEEALFRRALAIQREIGDQAGAAESLFGIGLVHQVLLHDWDTAMPYYREALPLADQHADAYVRSECYRHLGFYHFAEKHDADTALENLHISLRLREEWGDPRSVAGGTLAIGQIEMLAGRYEDAIGHLRTAVEQMERAGVGGRNAGQAAEWLRRAEAGEPVPD